From the genome of Bdellovibrionota bacterium:
AAGGAAAACGTCTCCTTTGGCTCGGATCTGGCGGATCGAGTCCGTCTTATTGAAGGGAGCGTGTCCGATCCGAGGGCGGCCGCGCATGCGGCTCAAGGTGTGGATGTGGTTTTTCATGAGGCGGCCTTGGGATCGGTACCCAAATCCGTGGCCGATCCAATGAGATCGCATGAAGCCAATATTACCGGCACACTCACGATGTTGATTGCGGCTCGAGACGCGAAGGTAAAGCGCTTCGTGAACGCCGCATCTTCTTCCGCGTACGGGGACACGCCGGAGCTTCCCAAACGAGAAACGATGCCGCCAAATCCTTTCTCGCCCTATGCCGCGACGAAACTGGCGCAGGAACAATATTGCCGCGCGTTCTCCGTGTCGTATGGGATGGAAACGATTTCGCTTCGATATTTCAATGTATACGGTGCTCGGCAGGATCCACGCTCCGAATATGCGGCCGTGATCCCGCGATTCTTTCAAGCCTATTTGAAAGGGGATTCGCCGGCCATCTATGGAGACGGCGAGCAGACGCGAGATTTCACCTATGTGGCCGACGTGGTGCGGGCGAATCTGCTTGCCGCCGAAATCCAAGGGGCGAAGGGAGAAATCGTAAATATTGCCGGAGGGAAGGCGATTTCAATCAATGAGCTTGCCTCAATGATCGGGGCGTTGGTCGGCGGCAAACAAAAACCCAAACACGAGGCCGCTCGTCCGGGCGATATCAAACATTCCCTGGCCGATGTCCGCTTCTCCAAAGAACTTCTCGGCTGGCAACCGACGACATCTCTCGACGCGGGTCTGCGTCTTGCCTACCCCTGGTACCGCGCGCATATAAAATAGGGCGCGAAATCCCTTGGGTTCCGGGAAGGTTTCTGTAACGATCGCTGGACTATGTTCCGGCGGAATAGTCGGTCGAATAGGCCTGTTGCTCTTTGGTGAGCCGATCGATCTGGATGCCCATGGTTTCCAGTTTCAGACGTGCGATCTCCTCGTCTTGCTCCTTCGGCAACACATAGACCTTTTTTTCCATCTTCTTGCCTTCACGCGCAAGATGAAGCAGAGCGAGAAATTGATTCGCGAACGACATGTCCATGACTTCCGACGGATGTCCCTCGGCGGCGACGAGATTGACGAGGCGCCCTTTGGCGAGAACGTAAATTCGCCGGCCGTTGCGCAATTTGTATTCTTCGTTGTGCGGTCGAATTTCCGTCACGCTCGCTGACAACGCCTGGAGGTCGTTCAGATTCAGCTCGCAGTCGTAATGGCCGGTGTTGCAAATGACCGCGCCGTCTTTCAGCTTTTCAAAGTGCGGTTTGATCATCACGTCTTTCATGCCGGTGGCCGTGATGAAAATATCGCCGATCGGAGCGGCTTCCGCCATCGTCATCACGCGATGGCCCTCGAGCGTGGCTCGAAGGGCCGCGATCGGGTTGATCTCGGTGATAATGGTGTTGGCACCCAGACCCTTCGCGCGCAGCGCGACGCCGCGGCCGCAGTGACCGTACCCGCCGACGACGAAATTCTTTCCGGCAACTAGGATGCCCGTCGCCCGCAAAATACCGTCCAGAGAGGATTGGCCCGTGCCGTACACATTGTCGAAATCCCACTTGGTTTCCGCATCGTTCACGGCATAAATCGGGTACTTCAAAACGCCGTCGTTGGCCATGGCGCGCAATCGATGCACACCGGTCGTCGTTTCTTCCGTTCCGCCGATGATGTCCTTCGCTCGCTCCGGATGTTTGTTGTGCACCGTGAAAATAAGGTCGGCGCCGTCGTCGAGCGTAAGGTTCGGCTTGAATTCGAGCGTTCGGTCGATGCAGGCGTAGAAGTCATCTTTGCTGAGACCATACCAGGCAAAGATCGGCACGCCGTCCGCGGCCAGGGCCGCTGCGACGTCGTCTTGTGTGGAAAGAGGATTGCACCCGGACCAAGAAACTTCGGCTCCGGCGGCCAGCAACGTTCGGATGAGCACGGCGGTTTCGCGCGTGACATGCAGGCAGCCGGCGATTCGAAATCCTTTAAACGGCTTGGGGGTCGAGTATCGGTCTCTCAGCGCCATGAGAACCGGCATTCGGCTTTCCGCCCAGGCGATCTTTTTGTGTCCTTGGGGTGCGAGCTGTAAATCCGCAACTTTGTGGGCCATGAAATCTTCTCCTTACATTTGAAAGCCGCCGTTAATCCCGATGACCTCGCCTTGGATATAGCTGGAGTCGTCGCTGGCCAGGAAATGGACCAGCTGAGCGACGTCCGACGGCTCGCCGGCTCGAGCGAGAGGGATCTTGGCGATCATTTTCTCGCGGATCTCCGGTGGGATCGTGGCCGTCATATCGGTGCTGATAAACCCCGGCGCAACGGCATTCACGTTGATGTTGTGTTTCGCAAGTTCCAGCGCCCAGGTTTTGGTCATGCCCACGACGCCGGCTTTTGCCGCGCTGTAATTTGACTGGCCGAAGTTCCCGCGCCAAGCCGAAGACGAGATATTCACGATTTTGCCGTACTTCTTTTCCACCATCACTCTTGCACAAGCCTGACCGCAAAGGAACACGCCCTTGAGATTCACCGCAATGACGGCGTCGAAATTCTCCTCCGTCATTTTGAGCAGCGTCTGGTCCCTCACGATTCCGGCGTTGTTGACCAAGATGTCGATCGTCCCAAAACGTCTTACGGTTTCATCGACCATCCGCAGTACTTCTTGCGGCTTGGAGATATTGGCTGTCACGGTGATGCCCTCGGCACCCCGTTTCTGAATATTTCCGAGCGTCGTTTTCAGATTGGGTTCGTCCAGGTCGACCAAGGCCAGCCTGGCTCCGTCTTCCGAAAACCTCTCGGCGATGGCCCGGCCGATCCCCCGGCCGGCGCCTGTAATAACTGCAACTTTTCCTTTTATTGGGGTCATAACGGCTCCTAAATCGTCAGTTGAAACATGAGGTCAATAAAATGATCGTTGATTTGGTTGCCCGGGGCGGTTTCTTGGCCTTTCCACGTATACTGGAGCTGAGCTTTGTAACGGTGGTCGCCCGAGAAGTAAAGATTTGACGCGGCCGCGGCTTCCAGAACGAGATCGTCCAAGACCCCCAAGTCCGGATCCAGCCATCCGAAACGGGTTGCCAGTTCCCATTTGTTCGGCATGAGAAAAATCCCCGGTTGTATGTAAAAGCCATACGAATTAACGTCCCGCCCGACCGACCTGTTCAGCCATCGGTAGAAGAATTCACCTTGAATTGATTTGCCCGCCGATTTCCAAACGACTTCTCCTTGTGCGCTGTAGACAGGGGCGTCGGGGTCGTCGACGATACCATCCCCCCCGAAGTCGACATCCCGGCCGTCGTCATAAACAAATCCCGAAGCGAACTCGAGCTTGTGGCCTTCCGTCATTTCGACGTCTCCCTCGGAATATCCAGCACTGCCCCAAGGCATCAGCATGATGCGGGCAAGGTAAAGATGGCCCTTTGCACCTCCGGAGGCGTCGTTCGAAACATTCGGATTGGATGTTGAAAACGCTGCCGGTTCCAAGGTGCTCCCGCCGTTAAAAATGCCGAACGTATAGCTGAACGTGTCCTTGTCGCCGTTAAGCGTCACTCCCCGGTCTCTGCCGAGTGAAAAGAAACGCGCGGGGATCGAGCGATCCACAAATTCAAAGTTGCCGGAGTACGTCATCCACTGGCGTCCGAACGGTGTCTTGAACTGACCGAGCTTCAGACTCGTCGAATCCCATATCAGACGGACAAAAAAATCTTCCAGCCGAAAACCGCCGTCTTCCGATTCCGGCGCAGGGCCCGTTTCAAACAGGCGTGTGTTCGATGCGGAGCCCGCCTGAATGTAATACTGAACGGCCGGCCCAAAGGCGTTGCCGCCGAGATAAAGTTTGGCGTGAGCGAGATCGAAGGAGCTGAAATTATCGGACGTGTCGAGGAGGCCGTACGTGTAACCGAAGTTCAAACGTCCTCCGATCTTGATGGAGAAACGGTTGTCGGTGGTGGAGATATAAAATCCGTCGCGATACCCTACACGGACATTCGGGATGTCTTCGGCCGACCAGGCGAATGAGCAAATTGTTGAGCAAAAGAAGACAATGAGGAAATCGGTGAGTCGCCGCATAGACAACGTTCGGTGCTTACGTTAGAGGTGAGGGGATGTCAAACCGCCATGCTCGTTCCTGCGCGTGGACTTGGGTGTCCCCGTCGGGCCACCCAAATGTATTTCTGATTCATTTGGTTTTTGGTTTAATATTTTTTTCACTCTTTTCCCCAAGTGTTTTGCGGGCGCAAGATCGAGCGGGATCGGTAGGCGTGTCGATCATGGCGCCGGTGGAAGTCGATCCGAATTCCGGGACGAGAGGCCTCATTTACGGAATTGATATTGGGGCCTCCTTTGCCGATCAATGGGCGGGGGTCATTTCTTGGGATTTCGGCGTCAAGACCACCGAACGGATTGGATTTGGCGTGGGAATGCAATATTTTTTCACCGAACGACGGGAACTCAAGCCCTATGCTTCGTCGAGGTTTCTCTATGTCCTGGATCCGGAGAACGCGGTCGGTTGGCGGTTTAATGTGGGCGTGGAATGGGATCTTGTCCGCATGACGAAACAAAATAACCTACGACTGTACGCGGAGTCGGGCGCGTCCCAAATTTTTCCGGACGTCACGCCGACGACCTGGTTCGTCGAAATGATCCGAGCCGGCTTAGCTTGGAACTTCTAGAGTCCGTCTGTTAGTGCGCTTCGGCCCAATTCGCGCCGGCGCCTACGTCTACCACGATCGGCACGCACAGCTCGATCGCCCGTTCCATCGCCTCTTTGACCATGGCCGTAACGGACTGCAATTCGTCCTCCGGAGATTCAAAGACCAACTCGTCGTGCACCTGAAGGAGCATCCGGGTCCTGAACTTTTTCCGTTCCAGAGTTCGTGCAATTCGAACCATGGCGACTTTGATGAGATCGGCGGCGCTTCCTTGGATGGGGGTGTTGACGGCGATCCGCTCGGCGTTGGACACCAGTCGCGGATTGTTGCTGGAGATTTCCGGAATGTTGCGTCTTCTTCCCAGGAGAGTGGTGACATAGCCTTTTTTCCGGGCATCCTCCATCATGGAGTCGAGAAACGATTTAACATTTCGATACTTCGCGAAATACGCCTCGATGAAAGCCTTGGCCTCGTCCATGGAAATGCCGGTTTCTCGAGCCAAACGCTGAGGGCCCATCCCATAAATAATGCCGAAATTGATGGCCTTCGCCCGTCCGCGAAGCTCGGAAGTCACCTGATCGGCGGGCACGCAAAAGACCAGGGCGGCGGTTCGCCGGTGAATGTCCTCATTGCGCTTGAACGTCTCAATGAGAGTTTTATCTCCCGAAAGATGAGCGAGGATGCGAAGCTCGATCTGAGAGTAATCGGCGGAGAGCAATTTCCAGCCATTTTCGCCGGGAATGAACGCCTTCCGAATTTCCTTTCCGAGGTCGGTTCGGATCGGAATGTTTTGTAGGTTCGGATCCGAACTCGAAAGGCGCCCCGTGGCCGTGACGGTTTGGTTGAATGACGTGTGAATTCGGCCTGTTTTTGGATGAACGAGCAACGGAAGGTTTTCGGTATAGGTCGACTGCAGTTTGGACAGGTTCCGGTATTCCAGAAGGAGGGCCACGATCGGATGTCCGGCATACGTTTCGAGCGTATCTTGGTCCGTCGCGTATCCGGTTTTGGTTTTTTTGATTCGCTTGATCCCGACGGTCTCTTGGATTTTCAGTCTTTCGAAGAGAAGCGGACCGAGCTGTTTTGGGGAATTGATATTAAACGTCTCCCCGGCCATGGCGTAAATTTTTTCCGTAAGCTCCGTTAAACGCCCGGCGATCTTTTTGGATAACGTCTTTAGAAGGGTCACATCGACGGCCACGCCGGTGCGCTCCATATCTCCGAGGACGGCCGCCAGAGGGAGTTCTACGTCCTCGTAGAGTCGAACAAGATCTTGGGATTGAAGTCGCGGGTAGAATTTTTCGTGCAAACGCCAGGTGACGTCGGCGTCTTCGCAGGCATAGTGGGAAAGCCGGTCCAGATCGACCTCGGCCATGGAGATCTGCCGGCTCCCTTTTCCGATCAGCTCTTGCGTTCGGATCTTCTCGATTCCGAGATGTTTCAGCGCCAGCGCGTCCAAACCGTGCTCGCCGCCGGGGTCCAGGAGATAGGACTCCAGCATGGTGTCGAAGGCGATCCCTCGCAGGCGCACGCCCGCGTTTTTGAGGACGGTGCGGTCGTACTTGATGTTCTGGCCGCCTTTGGGGCTCCGTTCGTCCTCCAGGATCGGCCGGAGCGTTTCGAGAATTTCGCCGCGGCTCAGTTCATTCGAGTGGAGAGGGACAAAGTAAGCCGATTTTGTTTGAAACGAGAACGAAAGGCCGATCGGCTCGGCGTCCGCGGGATGCAGGCCGGTCGTTTCGGTATCCACGGCGAACGACCGGGCCTTTTTCAAATCTTCGATGAATTGGAGGAACTTCGCTCTTGTGTTGATCAGAATATATTTTTCTTTCGAAGTGTCTGTCCGCTCGCCGCCGTGGCCCGCCAGCGTGCCGATCAGGGAATGAAAATCGAGTTCGTCATAGAGAGCTTGAAGCCGCGGCACGTCGAATCCGTTTGGGCGGAGTTCTTCCACGCCGAGAGGAACCGGGACATCCGTGTGAATCGTTACAAGGCGTTTGCTCAGTTCGGCCAGGGCGCGGTGTTCTTTCAGTGTCGTTTGTAACGAAGCGGGTTCGACTTCGTCGACGTGTCGGTACAGGTTTTCAAGGGACCCGAATTGTTGAACCAATTTGGAGGCCGTTTTTTCACCGACACCCGGGACGCCAGGGACGTTGTCGGAACTGTCACCCATTAAGGCGAGGAGATCGGTGACGTGCCGATCCGGAATCCCCCATTTCTTTTGGGCGGCTCCCTCATCGAGAATCTCGCTCTCTTCGCCTTTCTTCGTTTGGTAAAGGTGGGTTCGCGGGCCCAAGAGTTGATAGAAATCCTTGTCCCCGCTGACCATGAATGTGTCGATCTCTTTTGTTTCCGCTCTTCGGACAAGCGTGCCGATGATGTCATCCGCTTCGAACGTCGGGACCGCGATGAACGGAATCCGCATCGCCTCGGAAATTTTCCGAATGTAGGGGATCTGGTCGGCCATTTCATCCGGCATCTTCTCGCGCGTCGCTTTGTAATCGGGGAACTCATGGTGGCGAAACGTCTTTTCCGGCGAATCGAAAATCACCGCCATGAGATCGGGGCGCTCTTTCTCGAGAAGACGAAGGAGCGTCGTCGTAAAACCGAAAAGAGCGCCCGTATGGAGACCCTTCCGGTTCATCAAGGGGCGGGCGGAAAAAGCGAAATGGCTTCGATACGCCAGTGCCGCCCCGTCGATGAGAAAGAGTCTAATCATTTCAATTTCTTACCACGACCCTCGCAAGCCTACAAAGCCGGCGGATCAAACAGGGTGGATCTTGACCCAGATCAGGAAAACATTTAATATAATCGAGTAGTTAGATAGCGACACCCGCGGCGACAACCGCCTCGCGAACAAGGGGTCGCAAATGTTCTCAATACATTGATGGATCAACCACAGGCCGAAAATCGGACCGACGTGCGGCCTGAAGAACCCTCTTCTAGACCGTCGTGGCGTGTCTATTTTAAGTATCGAAGCGTACAGCTCGTTCTGGCGCTCGTGTGCCTGTGCATCGGCGTCTATGTCTATTTCGCCCACTCCCGTCGGGC
Proteins encoded in this window:
- a CDS encoding SDR family oxidoreductase, translating into MSRYLVTGGAGFIGSHIVETLARKGHDVIVLDDLSTGKKENVSFGSDLADRVRLIEGSVSDPRAAAHAAQGVDVVFHEAALGSVPKSVADPMRSHEANITGTLTMLIAARDAKVKRFVNAASSSAYGDTPELPKRETMPPNPFSPYAATKLAQEQYCRAFSVSYGMETISLRYFNVYGARQDPRSEYAAVIPRFFQAYLKGDSPAIYGDGEQTRDFTYVADVVRANLLAAEIQGAKGEIVNIAGGKAISINELASMIGALVGGKQKPKHEAARPGDIKHSLADVRFSKELLGWQPTTSLDAGLRLAYPWYRAHIK
- a CDS encoding adenosylhomocysteinase, translated to MAHKVADLQLAPQGHKKIAWAESRMPVLMALRDRYSTPKPFKGFRIAGCLHVTRETAVLIRTLLAAGAEVSWSGCNPLSTQDDVAAALAADGVPIFAWYGLSKDDFYACIDRTLEFKPNLTLDDGADLIFTVHNKHPERAKDIIGGTEETTTGVHRLRAMANDGVLKYPIYAVNDAETKWDFDNVYGTGQSSLDGILRATGILVAGKNFVVGGYGHCGRGVALRAKGLGANTIITEINPIAALRATLEGHRVMTMAEAAPIGDIFITATGMKDVMIKPHFEKLKDGAVICNTGHYDCELNLNDLQALSASVTEIRPHNEEYKLRNGRRIYVLAKGRLVNLVAAEGHPSEVMDMSFANQFLALLHLAREGKKMEKKVYVLPKEQDEEIARLKLETMGIQIDRLTKEQQAYSTDYSAGT
- the fabG gene encoding 3-oxoacyl-ACP reductase FabG; its protein translation is MTPIKGKVAVITGAGRGIGRAIAERFSEDGARLALVDLDEPNLKTTLGNIQKRGAEGITVTANISKPQEVLRMVDETVRRFGTIDILVNNAGIVRDQTLLKMTEENFDAVIAVNLKGVFLCGQACARVMVEKKYGKIVNISSSAWRGNFGQSNYSAAKAGVVGMTKTWALELAKHNINVNAVAPGFISTDMTATIPPEIREKMIAKIPLARAGEPSDVAQLVHFLASDDSSYIQGEVIGINGGFQM
- a CDS encoding porin; protein product: MRRLTDFLIVFFCSTICSFAWSAEDIPNVRVGYRDGFYISTTDNRFSIKIGGRLNFGYTYGLLDTSDNFSSFDLAHAKLYLGGNAFGPAVQYYIQAGSASNTRLFETGPAPESEDGGFRLEDFFVRLIWDSTSLKLGQFKTPFGRQWMTYSGNFEFVDRSIPARFFSLGRDRGVTLNGDKDTFSYTFGIFNGGSTLEPAAFSTSNPNVSNDASGGAKGHLYLARIMLMPWGSAGYSEGDVEMTEGHKLEFASGFVYDDGRDVDFGGDGIVDDPDAPVYSAQGEVVWKSAGKSIQGEFFYRWLNRSVGRDVNSYGFYIQPGIFLMPNKWELATRFGWLDPDLGVLDDLVLEAAAASNLYFSGDHRYKAQLQYTWKGQETAPGNQINDHFIDLMFQLTI
- the polA gene encoding DNA polymerase I, with translation MIRLFLIDGAALAYRSHFAFSARPLMNRKGLHTGALFGFTTTLLRLLEKERPDLMAVIFDSPEKTFRHHEFPDYKATREKMPDEMADQIPYIRKISEAMRIPFIAVPTFEADDIIGTLVRRAETKEIDTFMVSGDKDFYQLLGPRTHLYQTKKGEESEILDEGAAQKKWGIPDRHVTDLLALMGDSSDNVPGVPGVGEKTASKLVQQFGSLENLYRHVDEVEPASLQTTLKEHRALAELSKRLVTIHTDVPVPLGVEELRPNGFDVPRLQALYDELDFHSLIGTLAGHGGERTDTSKEKYILINTRAKFLQFIEDLKKARSFAVDTETTGLHPADAEPIGLSFSFQTKSAYFVPLHSNELSRGEILETLRPILEDERSPKGGQNIKYDRTVLKNAGVRLRGIAFDTMLESYLLDPGGEHGLDALALKHLGIEKIRTQELIGKGSRQISMAEVDLDRLSHYACEDADVTWRLHEKFYPRLQSQDLVRLYEDVELPLAAVLGDMERTGVAVDVTLLKTLSKKIAGRLTELTEKIYAMAGETFNINSPKQLGPLLFERLKIQETVGIKRIKKTKTGYATDQDTLETYAGHPIVALLLEYRNLSKLQSTYTENLPLLVHPKTGRIHTSFNQTVTATGRLSSSDPNLQNIPIRTDLGKEIRKAFIPGENGWKLLSADYSQIELRILAHLSGDKTLIETFKRNEDIHRRTAALVFCVPADQVTSELRGRAKAINFGIIYGMGPQRLARETGISMDEAKAFIEAYFAKYRNVKSFLDSMMEDARKKGYVTTLLGRRRNIPEISSNNPRLVSNAERIAVNTPIQGSAADLIKVAMVRIARTLERKKFRTRMLLQVHDELVFESPEDELQSVTAMVKEAMERAIELCVPIVVDVGAGANWAEAH